In Lagenorhynchus albirostris chromosome 14, mLagAlb1.1, whole genome shotgun sequence, one DNA window encodes the following:
- the CLDN5 gene encoding claudin-5, with product MGSAALEILGLVLCLVGWVGLILACGLPMWQVTAFLDHNIVTAQTTWKGLWMSCVVQSTGHMQCKVYDSVLALSTEVQAARALTVGAVLLALVALFVTLAGAQCTTCVAPGPGKARVALTGGALYALCGLLALVPLCWFANIVVREFYDPTVPMSQKYELGAALYIGWAASALLMCGGGLVCCGAWVCAGRPDFGFPVKYSAPRRPTASGDYDKKNYV from the coding sequence ATGGGGTCGGCGGCGCTGGAGATTCTCGGCCTGGTGTTGTGCCTGGTGGGCTGGGTGGGCCTGATCCTGGCGTGCGGGCTGCCCATGTGGCAGGTGACCGCTTTCCTGGACCACAACATCGTGACGGCGCAGACCACCTGGAAGGGGCTGTGGATGTCGTGCGTGGTGCAGAGCACAGGGCACATGCAGTGCAAGGTGTACGACTCGGTGCTGGCGCTGAGCACAGAGGTGCAGGCGGCGCGGGCGCTCACCGTGGGCGCCGTGCTCCTGGCGCTTGTCGCGCTCTTTGTGACCCTGGCGGGCGCGCAGTGCACCACCTGCGTGGCCCCCGGCCCGGGTAAGGCACGCGTGGCCCTCACGGGCGGCGCGCTTTACGCGCTCTGCGGGCTGCTGGCACTCGTGCCGCTCTGCTGGTTCGCCAACATCGTGGTCCGGGAGTTCTACGACCCGACCGTGCCCATGTCGCAGAAGTACGAGCTGGGCGCCGCGCTTTACATCGGCTGGGCCGCCTCGGCGCTGCTCATGTGCGGCGGCGGCCTCGTGTGCTGCGGCGCCTGGGTCTGCGCCGGCCGCCCCGACTTCGGCTTCCCGGTCAAGTACTCGGCGCCGCGGCGGCCTACGGCCAGCGGCGACTACGACAAGAAGAACTATGTTTGA